In Lachnospiraceae bacterium, the DNA window AGTCTTTTTCACTAAAATGGTTTGCCAATGTATTTGCCTTAAAATCCTTCCGCCGGTCTTTTATTACCAGCCTGGAAGTGGCATTTCTGGCAACTTTTATCTCCCTTTTAGTGGGTATCCCCGCAGCTTATGCCCTGGCAAGATCTGGTATGAAGGGAAGAGGATTTTTAAAATCTGTTTTCCTGTCCCCTACTATTGTGCCGGGGATCGTTATCGGTTTTATTATGTACCAGTGCCTGATCTTAACCTTAAGAATCCCGGTATTTGCAGGGCTTTTAGTAGGTCATTTTATGGTAACACTGCCATATGTGATCCGTGTTGTAGGTTCTTCTATGGAGCAGTTTGATTTTTCTATTGAAGAGGCAGCATGGAGTCTTGGTTGTCCTAAAACAGCTGCTTTTTTTAAGGTAGTGCTTCCTAATATAACAAGCGGCATTTCTTCCGCGTTTATGCTGGCATTTATCAATTCCTTTAATAATATCCCTGTATCCATGTTTTTATCAGGCCCTGGCGTTTCCACATTCCCGTCAACCCTGATGAATTATATTGAATATAATTATGATCCTACGGTTTCTGCTGTATCTGTACTTTTAATGGCAGCAACGGTTATTATCATGGTCATTGTAGACCGTACACTGGGGATCGCAGCTCTGGCAAAATAAGCTACAGGTTATTACAGGTGCCGGTCAGGCAGATAAAGGAGAAAATAAAAATGGCATTTATGAGTTTAAAGGACATTGATGTTAGTTACGATAAGAAAAAACAGATCTTAAAAGGTTTGAGTCTTGATGTGGAAAAGGGAGAGCTGGTATCTTTACTTGGTCCCAGCGGCTGCGGAAAATCCACAACACTCCGGGTAGTAGCTGGTTTTATTGATCCTCAGGGTGGAAGTTTTCTGCTGGATGGGGAAGATATGACAAAGGTTCCAGTCCATAAGAGAAACTTTGGACTGGTATTTCAGAGTTATGCATTGTTCCCACATCTTTCTGTGTATGACAACGTGGCTTTCGGCCTTCGCACCAGAAAAATGGATAAGGAACAGATTGATAAAAAAGTAAAGGATATTCTGGAGGTATGCGGCCTTAGTGATCTGGCGAACCGTTTCCCAAGACAGATGTCAGGTGGTCAGAGACAGAGAGTAGCACTGGCCCGTTCCTTAGTCATTGAGCCAAAGCTTCTTTTATTAGATGAGCCATTATCCAATCTAGATGCAAAGCTGCGTCTCTCTATGCGTGTGGAGATCAAACGCCTGCAGAAAAAGTTAGGTATTACAACGTTATTTGTAACCCATGACCAGGAGGAATGTTTTTCAATTTCTGATAAAGTAGCAGTTATGAATGGCGGTGTGATCGAGCAGTATGACACTCCGGAAAATATCTACCGAAGACCTGCAACAGAGTTTGTAGCCCGTTTTATCGGATTTGAGAATTTTCTGGATGTGGAGAAAAAGGCAGACCACGTATATACTCTGGTAGATGGAACTGCATTTAAAACAGCTATGGATTTAGAAGGGAAAGAATATGCAGCAACCATCCGTCCAGATGATATCTGTCTGGCAGATGAGACTGCTTTTGAAAATGTACTTGGCGGCAAAATAGGAGTACGCACATTCCTTGGAAAGAGCTATCAGTATGAAGTGGAGACTGCAGCCGGGATTTTAAAGGTAAATATGGGTACAGACCATGTATTTAAAGAGGGAGATGTGCTCCGTCTGTATCTTCCGGAGGATAAGCTGATCCTGGTCAGAAGATAAATAAGGATTGCGGGAGTGCAAAGCACCCGGCGATCGGTATCAGAGAGATTAAAATATTTATATATTAAGAATTTATTTTAAGAAGGAGATCATTATGAAAAAGAGATTAGCAGTAGTACTTTGTGCAGCAATGATGTTATCTGCTTGCGGCGGGGCATCTGGTTCTGATCAGGCAGCAGATAACAAGGGACAGGAAGCAGATTCTAAAGCTGACAGCAAAGAGGCGTCTAAGGGAGATGGAAAACTGGTCCTTTCTACATATGGGCTGAGCGAAGATATTTCTGAGGATGAGG includes these proteins:
- a CDS encoding ABC transporter permease, whose protein sequence is MRKNKFLTIWAVLVFAFLAIPLFIITVTAFGGGSAITFPIESFSLKWFANVFALKSFRRSFITSLEVAFLATFISLLVGIPAAYALARSGMKGRGFLKSVFLSPTIVPGIVIGFIMYQCLILTLRIPVFAGLLVGHFMVTLPYVIRVVGSSMEQFDFSIEEAAWSLGCPKTAAFFKVVLPNITSGISSAFMLAFINSFNNIPVSMFLSGPGVSTFPSTLMNYIEYNYDPTVSAVSVLLMAATVIIMVIVDRTLGIAALAK
- a CDS encoding ABC transporter ATP-binding protein, which codes for MAFMSLKDIDVSYDKKKQILKGLSLDVEKGELVSLLGPSGCGKSTTLRVVAGFIDPQGGSFLLDGEDMTKVPVHKRNFGLVFQSYALFPHLSVYDNVAFGLRTRKMDKEQIDKKVKDILEVCGLSDLANRFPRQMSGGQRQRVALARSLVIEPKLLLLDEPLSNLDAKLRLSMRVEIKRLQKKLGITTLFVTHDQEECFSISDKVAVMNGGVIEQYDTPENIYRRPATEFVARFIGFENFLDVEKKADHVYTLVDGTAFKTAMDLEGKEYAATIRPDDICLADETAFENVLGGKIGVRTFLGKSYQYEVETAAGILKVNMGTDHVFKEGDVLRLYLPEDKLILVRR